A window of Mustela lutreola isolate mMusLut2 chromosome X, mMusLut2.pri, whole genome shotgun sequence genomic DNA:
GTTTTAGCAGCTGCCGCTAGGCCCAAAACAGCCTTTAAGGCTCAGAATGCCCCCACAAAAGGCCCAAATGGTGCCTATGATTTCTCTCAGGCTCTGAATGCCAAGGAGATGCCCAATGCGCCACCTAAGGCAGCCTTTAAGTCCCAGAATCCCACCCCAAAGGGCCCAAATGCTGCCTATGATTTTTCCCAGGCAGCAACCACCAGTGAGTTAACTGCTAACAAGTCTGAGACGGCCTTTAAGGCCCAGAATGCCACTACTAAGGTGGGCCCAAATACCACCTACaatttctctcagtctctcagtGCCAGTGAGATGGCCAACACTCAGCCTAAGACAGCCTTTAAGGCTTGGAATGACACCACTAAGACCCCAACAGTTGATACGCAGACCCAGAATATTAACCAAGCCAAGATGGCCACTAACCAGCCTGAGGTAGAGACCAACCCAGGTATCCCTGAATCTGATGGTGCAGCTGCACAGACATCAGCAGATGGTTCCCAGGCTCAGAATCTGGAGTCCAGGACTATAATTCGGGGCAAGAGGACCCGCAAGGTGAGATCCCTGCTAGCTCCACTTTGCTTTGggccctctcctttcttctctgaggTTCGTTTGTTCtaaataacacacaaaaaaatacgtTTATAATGGCCTGTATTCAGTTAGGTTGTAGGGGATGATAAAGTGAATGTGATAATTTCTGCCCTCTGAATATTCACAGACTAATGGGGAGATGAGACATGGACACATAATATATACACTGTGTACGTAATTCAGTTTACATTTTCATAATAGCCACTGTGTATTAGGTCTTGAGCTAGGCTCGTTCACACAGGTTATCTAAATCTTCAAGATGTTACCAGCTAGGATTTATAGTCTCAGtctcacagagaaggaaattaagttctagagaggtgaagtgacttgagTGATTTGTCCAGGGTGGTACAAGCAGAGCCAGTGTTGGACATAGGAAGAGGAAAAGCTTCAGGCCCCACACTTGGGTTGCTCCTGTCCTGATGCAGAGATGAAACTCCTGCTTTGAAGAGAGTGAAAGACAAGCCCAGGACTCAGGGTGACCATTGGCTAGTGGGTTAGGCTGTCACTACAGGTGAGGGTTTTAGGGGACCTTCCTGTAATAGGGTGAGGAAACAAACATCTGGTGACCTTGGACCTTCCTTCTCTCTAATGATGCAGATTAATAACTTGAATGTGGATGAAAACAGCAGTGGAGATCAGAGGCGGGCCCCATTGGCTACAGGGACGTGGAGGTCTGCACCGGTTCCAGTTACCACTCAGAACCCACCTGGCGCACCCCCCAATGTGCTCTGGCAGACCCCATTGGCCTGGCAGAACCCGTCAGGCTGGCAAAACCAGCCAGCCAGGCAGACCCCACCAGCACGTCAGAGCCCCCCAGCTAGGCAGACCCCACCAGCCTGGCAAAACCCAGTTGCTTGGCAGAACCCAGTGATCTGGCCAAACCCAGTGATCTGGCAGAATCCAGTGATCTGGCCGAACCCCATCGTCTGGCCTGGTCCAGTTGTCTGGCCGAACCCACTGGCCTGGCAAAATCCACCTGGATGGCAGACCCCACCTGGATGGCAGAACCCACCAGGCTGGCAGGGTCCTCCAGATTGGCAGGGCCCTCCTGACTGGCCCCTACCACCTGACTGGCCTCTACCACCTGACTGGCCAATTCCCACTGACTGGCCGCTCCCACCTGACTGGATCCCCACTGACTGGCCAGTTCCACCTGACTGGCAGAACCTGCGACCTTCACCAAACCTGCGCCCCTCTCCCAATTCGCGTGCCTCACAGAACCTGGGTGCCTCACAGCCCCGAGATGTGGCCCTTCTTCAGGAAAGAGTAAGAACTGTTATTCCTAGTCACTTTTCCCTCTCTTATTCCTTTCTTTGTCGTCCTTCTAGCTTCTATTCATTTAAGTTTCCTGTAactattttaataactttttaatgatttcctttttttcccctcataggCAAATAAGTTGGTCAAGTACCTGATGCTTAAAGATTATACCAAGGTGCCCATCAAGCGCTCAGGTAGGCACCCAGTGCTCTCCTCCAacactctgcccttcccctctccccatgctcTATGGACATCCCTTTGCTTATATGTCCCCTCCCCTTTAGTCCCCTTTCTGTGGCtgattcttcatttttcattcttgaGGGCCCTGACTCTGTTCCCTTTAGCAGGACTGGCAAAGGGGTTGTAGTTGCATGGCCCCTACTCAGTTCAGGTACCCTGTTCTCTCTCCTGCAGAAATGCTGAGGGATATCATCCGTGAATACACTGATGTTTATCCAGAAATCATTGAACGTGCATGCTTTGTCCTGGAGAAGGTGAGAAGGCAGCCCTGAGGAACAGGGATAATGAGGGAAGGTTTTGATAACAAAGATTCATGGGATTCCTACTGGGAGTTTAGAGCTGAAGTCTCACAGGGAGGTGAGCAACTGAATATGGGTAGCCAGTGCTAGATACTGTAATTTCACAGTCTATTTTCTTGTCCCTGTAGAAATTTGGGATTCAGCTGAAGGAGATTGACAAAGAAGAACACCTGTATATTCTCATCAGTACCCCCGAGTCCCTGGCTGGCATATTGGGAACGTAAGATGGGAAAAGAGGTGGAACATTGCCTTTCTCAGTGGTGCTTTTTTCTGGGAGTGTCAAGTAGGTCATGGTCCAAGATTTAGGATCATATACCAGCTCATGGTCAGAAATGAGGTAGAATTACCTTCTTGCTAAGGAATACTGGAGAAGCTAGATGGCTAAGCTGCCCCAGGTGTCTAATACAAATGACtactgaaaacatattttttgtaCCCCTTTAGGACCAAAGACACACCCAAGCTGGGTCTCCTCTTAGTGATATTGGGCGTCATCTTCATGAATGGCAACCGTGCCAGTGAAGGTGAGTGGCTGGACCTGCAGCTGGGGGTTGGCTACAGCCTGATTTCCGTGCTCATTTTCCGTGCATTGTCTCCCCTTGCCTCCCATTGCAGCTGTCCTCTGGGAGGCACTACGCAAGATGGGACTGCGTCCTGGGTATGACTGGGCTCTTTCATCTCTTGCCTGTTTATATCATCCTTTGGCAACAGAGGATGGTCCCAGGATTGCATCAGCCTGGTGGTCTAGGGGAATTGGTTTGGGGAGGTACAGAGCCCAAGGATGTACCCTGGGTAGATGGGCAAATAGTTCTGAACTCTGTctcttctttcatctctgacctcTGTGCTAGgaagctcttttcttttctttggacaGTGTCATAGTCTCTgattatgggtttgtttttttatactaTCAGGGTGAGACATCCTCTTCTTGGAGATCTGAGGAAACTTCTCACTTACGAGTTTGTAAAGCAAAAGTAAGTGCTATGTAAGGGATTTTGTCTGGTCCTCATGAGTTCTTGGTGCTGCTCAGCCTCAGACAATCCTTCCTGTGCTCATTTCTTACACTATACCTATGCGTTCACATAGAAAAACACATACATACTTGGAAGTGTTTATCAAGTATCCCTGCTTGTGGTTGGATTTTTCTGCAGTATAGTTATCTTGCAAGTAAAGCCTGTCCACTATACCCACACTTGACATTTCCAAGGCTGAGGTGTACAGTAATCATTGTAGTGGGCCAACTGTGTCTCAAATAACAAGATTACAAGAATGTGGAGTTAGAGCTGGGACACAAGGGGTGAGATTAAGCACTGTCCTTTCTATGACCTTATATAAGCCACCCTGCAGTTCTAGGTGGCTGCTTAATGTAGAAGCACTGGTACAGGAGTTTGAAGACCTGGCTCTTAGAATATAATTAAGCTAGGTTtatggggtgcccaggtggctcagttggttaagcgtctgactcttgatctcagctcaggtgtcgATCtgagggtcgtgagttcaagtccagcattgggcttcacactggacatggagccaatttaaaataaaaataaatttgaaaaaaaacagaattaagcTAGGTTATGAATGaatctggggggaggggttgctaCCTAAAATTGAGGTTTTCAAATATAGTATGATGCATTGTTCTTCTTGCCTGGGTAGAAACAAACACCTTTCTGCTCTATAAGGTACCTGGATTACAGACGAGTGCCCAACAGCAACCCTCCTGAGTATGAGTTCCTCTGGGGCCTCCGTTCCTACCATGAAACTAGCAAGATGAAAGTGCTGAGATTCATTGCAGAGGTAATAGGGGAACTGTTTCAGAGTTGATAGGTGAAGGGATGATGTATGACTGGCTGGGAAAGGCCCAGAGCAGGAAAAAGACCTCAGATATTGCACATGGTAGGTCCTGCATTATTTGTGGTATTTATTGTTGCTGTTATGTAAACAGTAGCACAAAGTAGAGTGCTAAATATATATAGCAGGTGTGTCGTAAATATTAACTCCTACTATTAcgggttttgttttactttctatttttcatttcaggtTCAGAAAAGAGATCCTCGTGACTGGACTGCACAGTTCATGGAGGCTGCAGATGAGGCCTTGGATGCTCTGGACGCTGCTGCAGCTGAGGCTGAGGCCCGGGCTGAGGCGAGAACCCGCATGGGGATTGGAGATGAGGCCGTATCTGGGCCCTGGAGCTGGGATGACATTGAATTTGAGCTGCTGACCTGGGATGAGGAAGGAGATTTTGGCGATCCCTGGTCTAGAATCCCATTTACCTTCTGGGCCAGATACCACCAGAATGCCCGCTCCAGATTTCCTCAGACCTTCGCTGGCCCCATTATTGGCCCTGGTGGTACAGCCAGTGCCAACTTCGCTGCCAACTTTGGTGCCATTGGTTTCTTCTGGGTTGAGTGAGATGTTGGGTAGGTATATAACTTTGGTTTGGGCAGTTAGGGTCATTGGGGGATAGAGGGTATGTGGGAATGTATTTATATGCACGATCTGTGAGTCCTAGGAAACCCGTGGTGGGGAGATGAGGAAAGTACAGGGAAGCACTATTTGGTATTTATATTTCTTACTATTAGAAATATATCCttgattattaattttttctttcttatgtccACAGATATTGCTAATCAGTTGCAATAGTCTTTCCCCTGAGTGAGGCTGAATGAAGCCTCAGATTCCTTCTAAACAGCTATCTAGAGAGCCACGTCCTGTTGACTGAAAGTGGCATGCAAGATAaatttatttgctgttccttgtctgttgctttttttcccccttgtgtgCTGTCAAGTTTTGGTATCAGAAATAAACATTGAAACTGCAAAGTGAATTAGATGTGCTCTCTGGTTTTTCCATGTTGGGGAGAGATAAACTTGTTTATATGGGAAAGAGAGGGCCTCAGGGGCAAATTAGCTTTCAACTGGTAAAAATATGGGTAGATTCTGTTTAAGGATTAGGAAACAAAGGAGGAAGTAATGAACACAAATGTTAATGAGGTCCAAGAACAAGTATGGTTTACTTTATAAATTCTGCTTAGGTGACTCATATGTAAGAGACATGCTGCTAGGTATCCTGGAGTGACATTAAAAGAGATGAAATAATGAGAGAGAGGGTGTAGGTGGTCAGATAGTTGCATTTAAGAAGACAGAGGAGGTAGAACTCCAGTTAATGACAAGGCCCAAAGAGTGGGTGGttgaaggagagggaaaataaCTTCCTGGAGATGATGTTCCTGGGATTCCAGGGTGTTGGTTGTATTATCCATGTGGAAAGTGAAATAACTCCAGGATCAGGGCAGGAGTAGGAACAGGGAACCCTATGATCCTGGTACTAAAGTCTCATGTGtgagaaaaaaatctcatctcCTTAGCCACATTGTCCATAAAGAGATGGGCTCACAAGGCCCTCCGTTTTCATCTCTGGAAATGTTGCCCAGGAACCTGTCCCTCTAGAAAGCCCTCACAATCCCCCACTGCAATAGGACCAAGGCCTCATCACAGAGACAAGTTTTTATGGATAGTGAAAGAAACCTCACATTGGCCTCTTTGTTGCTCAGAGAACAAGAATTGAGAAAGTAAGACAAGGCTTTGTACCAAGCTAGATTATTTTGTGACTGAACAAGGACCTGGTTTGAGCTACTGAGATCTTCACTGGAACTCTCACTGAGGATGAAATTAGGCCTAAGCCATAACTTCCTCAGAGGCTTGGTGGTACCTAAGCATGTGGGCAAAGGCAGACACGAGCtctcagggttttaaaaaaaaaagaaaaagaaacaaacaagagcAAAGTCAATTTAGCCTCCTAGGAATGGTATCCAGGGCTTCCTCAGGTTCTGGAGTGATATCCACAttctgtgggggagggagagagagcccaggATTAATAGGAAGGAGCCAGCACTGtggagccccagcccctcccctgcctcttgtCTTCACTGCCAGGCTCCCCTCCTTCAGCCAGGCCTGGATCCTGACCCTTTTCTTAGGCATGTCTCTAGGGAATCTCAATCTGAGGACTTTGGGGATATGGGTTGCTCTATCCCTGCATCTCTGTGGTACCTCAGGCCTGCGCCACGGTTCCTGCATTTCTGTGTGCTAGTTATTCTTGTTGGTATGAAACACCCATGTTCTGTGGGATTGGGGCGGCCTTTCTGTGCAAGTTGGTGCTTTCACTATGTGTTGGATTAGACCACAGAGTCCCTCACCTACCTCAGGTTTCTTCTGGTATATGTTTACGGCTCCCACATTCAGGTAGATGGACTCCACTTTGCAGTCTCAGAAAAGAACGACCTGCCCATCTATAAGCTCCCCAAGGTAAGTACAGGTCTTCCTTGAAGTATTCACTCCCACACCCATCACCACCCACACCCCTAGCTCCATCCTGTGTGCAGATTGTGACTGTTCTGTAGGGAGGGAAATGTAGACCAGCTGTGTGATGTATGGGGAAGGCACCAAGTCTAAGAGAAGCCAATAGGATGTTCTACCAGCTGCCCCTAGGAGTCTTAgagttctctgagcctcagttgctCAGTTGAGAATGGGAAGATGAGAATAGATAATCTCTGGGAACTCCCCCAACTCTTGAGCTCGTAGGACAGTAACCTAATCTATATAATAGTGATGGATCCCTGTGGATCTTCTAAGCTGTGTTAGGTGCTGACGTGGTGGAACAGTCTTGGAGCAATCAATCCCAGGTGAagtttatttatagaaaaatgtgGTTATGGCAACACCAGAGGTGTGGAGGGTCACAAGGGAATTCTGGAAGCCTAAAGAGAAGGAAAGTTATTGGAGCCTGGGGATGGCAGAAAGGCCCAATACCCATGGAAACCCCTTTAAATCAATCTGTGGATTATATTCTACTCTGGGCTTCAGTGCAATG
This region includes:
- the MAGED1 gene encoding melanoma-associated antigen D1 isoform X2, producing MAQKMDCGAGLLGFQAEASVEDSTLLMQTLMEAIQISEAPPTNQATAAGPNASPQNSQPPTASEMADIQVLAAAARPKTAFKAQNAPTKGPNGAYDFSQALNAKEMPNAPPKAAFKSQNPTPKGPNAAYDFSQAATTSELTANKSETAFKAQNATTKVGPNTTYNFSQSLSASEMANTQPKTAFKAWNDTTKTPTVDTQTQNINQAKMATNQPEVETNPGIPESDGAAAQTSADGSQAQNLESRTIIRGKRTRKINNLNVDENSSGDQRRAPLATGTWRSAPVPVTTQNPPGAPPNVLWQTPLAWQNPSGWQNQPARQTPPARQSPPARQTPPAWQNPVAWQNPVIWPNPVIWQNPVIWPNPIVWPGPVVWPNPLAWQNPPGWQTPPGWQNPPGWQGPPDWQGPPDWPLPPDWPLPPDWPIPTDWPLPPDWIPTDWPVPPDWQNLRPSPNLRPSPNSRASQNLGASQPRDVALLQERANKLVKYLMLKDYTKVPIKRSEMLRDIIREYTDVYPEIIERACFVLEKKFGIQLKEIDKEEHLYILISTPESLAGILGTTKDTPKLGLLLVILGVIFMNGNRASEAVLWEALRKMGLRPGVRHPLLGDLRKLLTYEFVKQKYLDYRRVPNSNPPEYEFLWGLRSYHETSKMKVLRFIAEVQKRDPRDWTAQFMEAADEALDALDAAAAEAEARAEARTRMGIGDEAVSGPWSWDDIEFELLTWDEEGDFGDPWSRIPFTFWARYHQNARSRFPQTFAGPIIGPGGTASANFAANFGAIGFFWVE
- the MAGED1 gene encoding melanoma-associated antigen D1 isoform X1, yielding MHSQLNLESTKDKGIQEEILLGEQRRENETGSALARGTGAMAQKMDCGAGLLGFQAEASVEDSTLLMQTLMEAIQISEAPPTNQATAAGPNASPQNSQPPTASEMADIQVLAAAARPKTAFKAQNAPTKGPNGAYDFSQALNAKEMPNAPPKAAFKSQNPTPKGPNAAYDFSQAATTSELTANKSETAFKAQNATTKVGPNTTYNFSQSLSASEMANTQPKTAFKAWNDTTKTPTVDTQTQNINQAKMATNQPEVETNPGIPESDGAAAQTSADGSQAQNLESRTIIRGKRTRKINNLNVDENSSGDQRRAPLATGTWRSAPVPVTTQNPPGAPPNVLWQTPLAWQNPSGWQNQPARQTPPARQSPPARQTPPAWQNPVAWQNPVIWPNPVIWQNPVIWPNPIVWPGPVVWPNPLAWQNPPGWQTPPGWQNPPGWQGPPDWQGPPDWPLPPDWPLPPDWPIPTDWPLPPDWIPTDWPVPPDWQNLRPSPNLRPSPNSRASQNLGASQPRDVALLQERANKLVKYLMLKDYTKVPIKRSEMLRDIIREYTDVYPEIIERACFVLEKKFGIQLKEIDKEEHLYILISTPESLAGILGTTKDTPKLGLLLVILGVIFMNGNRASEAVLWEALRKMGLRPGVRHPLLGDLRKLLTYEFVKQKYLDYRRVPNSNPPEYEFLWGLRSYHETSKMKVLRFIAEVQKRDPRDWTAQFMEAADEALDALDAAAAEAEARAEARTRMGIGDEAVSGPWSWDDIEFELLTWDEEGDFGDPWSRIPFTFWARYHQNARSRFPQTFAGPIIGPGGTASANFAANFGAIGFFWVE